From the Roseofilum casamattae BLCC-M143 genome, the window CTAAAGAGCCAACTCGATTTCGGCTGAGACATGAATTTGTAAACCAAGTTTTGAGCAACCCATATTTTGAGTTAGCAAAGCGTCTAGGTTGGTTGAATAATGTGGGTTACGATGAAAATATCGAAGATGTATATGCTTTTTTTCATACTACATTTCAAGAATATTTTGCCGCCCAGTATGCGACCAAATCTATCCAGCATCAAAATACAAATTTAGAACGAGTTTTGCAAAAATTAGATATTAAAGTTCTTGAAGATCGCTGGCGAGAAATCTTGTTTTTTGTGGTAGAAAGCCTGGAGAAATCAAAGACAAGTGAATTGCTCCAATTCATGCATCGTCAAGTTAGCGTCTTGATTGAGTCCTCTCCAGAATGTCAAGATATTTTACAGAGAGTTAATAGATATTTCTCATCCTCGAACATTACCTTTCCTACCGAAAAACAGAGAACTGTCATTCGCTCTTTTTACTTTTCTATTTTTCTAGGATTTGACTTCGATTTAGCACTAGCTCCAATTTTCAACCTAAATATTAATGAAATTCTACTTCAAGATATCCAATCTTTCGTGTCAGAGTTTGTCGATCTAGAGGATTTGGAAGCAAAGTCTGAAATACAGGAAATGCTTAATCAACAAATACCAATGCTTAATAACCTTAAACTGGAAGAATTGCCTCCCAATTCTCAAAAGATGATATTAAGTATGCAATTCCATCAAATAAGTGAAGAGGACTTGCCACAGATTCTTGAAAATACTAACCTGGCTCGCGTAGCGCGAATCTACCTGGAAATTTTTGATGTTTTGAACGAGCCGAATATGGCACGCAAACTAACTATTAAGCTGGCTAGGATTCTTCAATTTGGCCGGGTGATTGTCCTCTCAGGCTCGGAAAATAATGGGGGCTATAACGAAAAAGATGCCATTTCATCTGCTCGTCACATTGCACGTCAGCTATATAACGATCGCAATCTTTCCAAACTATTGAATTTACTGATTGAATTTCTGCCAAACCTAGCTAAGCAGTTATTTCCAATCGATCCAACTGATGATATACCTTATGATGCAATTGACTCTGAATTTCAAAGCAATGCAAGAGATTTGAACAAGCAAATCACACAAATGCAACGAGAAGAATTTGATGAATTTTATAATTCCGAGGATCGAATTCAAGACTGGAAAAACCGAATTCAAGAAGTCGTTGGTGAAGATACTTTTAATCTAGATTTTGCCTGTAGTAATGAAGCCAGACAATTACTCAAACAGTATTATGATGGAACTAAATTTCTGGCAGAATGTTTAGAAATAGCAGATCGAAGCGGAAATCTCGATCCAGAGATCAAAGCGGAGTTAATCGATAACTTATTAGTAATTCAACCCAATTGAAGTTCAGTACTGAAACCGGTGGAGCGATCGCACTAAGTTCGCCCCAACAAACCCCATCCCCTGGTGACAAATGCTTTCGCGATCGCTACCCCATGGTTGCCGGTAAATCGAGAGTCACTACATTCCCAATAGTGGCGATCGCCGGCGCGCTAAATCCGGTTTCTTCTACTTTCGCTAAAATCGTCTCCAAGGTTCCCACTAAGGTTTCTTGTTCGGGACGAGTTCCCCAGCGAATCAATGCAATAGGCGTTTCTCCGGATAACCCAGCTTCGATTAATTGTGGAATAATCTGCGCTAGGTTGTGAATCCCCATATAAATTATAATCGTTTCCGAACCTCGGGCGATCGCATCCCAATTCACCTTCGGCCGATATTTTCCCACAGATTCGTGTCCGGTAACAAAAGTTACTGAAGAACTATAGCCGCGATGAGTTAAGGGAATGCCCGCATACGCTGGAGCCGCAATACCTGAAGTAATTCCCGGAATCACTTCCACGGGAATACCAGCCGCTTGCAAGTCGGCCATTTCTTCACCACCGCGACCGAAAATAAACGGATCGCCACCTTTGAGACGAACCACAATGGCATGAGTTCTCGCCTGCTCGATTAAAATTTGCGTAATTTCTGCTTGTTTGAGAGAATGTCGTCCCCGTCGTTTCCCCGCATGAATGGCGATCGCATTCGGGTTAATCATCTCTAAGATAGGCTGGCTCACCAAGGCATCGTAAACCACAACATCCGCCATTTGTAGCAAATCTTTGCCCTTGAGTGTCATTAATCCCGGATCGCCGGGACCGGCTCCCAGTAAGTATACTTTACCAAGAGTTGCAATGGAATTCGTCATGGCTCTCATGCAGCGCGCAGTGCTGCGGAATAGGGAATAAAGAAAGGGCAATAGAAGCTGGATTAGATTACCGTTGAATCTTGAGGTTAACTGTTAAATCCAGTACTATTTTGGCGAAGGAAGAATATTGGCTGAGGGTAGGGGCGATCGCATAGTCGAGCTGAGGATAATGCTGTTGCAACTGGCAGACGGCTGTGGCGATCGCGTCGGTAATATGTCCCGGAAAGAGAAAGTAGGGCAGAATGCCAATGCGATCGTACCCTAATTCGAGCAACTGTTCCATCCGCCATTGCACCGAAGGCATCACCGACCAATAGGCATCGACAATACCCAACTGATGGGCTAAGATTTCAATGGGTTGGTTGCCTCCAGCACGACGGCTGCCATGAGCGGCGACGATCCAGGTTTGGCGATCGCTCTTTGCCATCTCTTGCACTAAGATATCTTGCAGTTGCCGATGAGTGCCTAAATAGGGACAAATATTGAGATTCAGTTTGCGCCCAAGCGTCTGTTGCGCTACGCTCACTTCGGCGGGAATATCTTCCATTACGTGTACCCCCGGTAAGAGAAATAAGGGGATAATGTTGAGGGTATCAATTCCTCGAACGAGCAGGCGATCGCCAAAGTGTTCGATTTGCTCGTGCAGGGAAAATTGACCTAATTCTAAGGTTGCTGTCGCCACGAGATCGCAACGGCTGTTCTGCTGCAAAAGCCAGCGAACTTGCTGCTCTACTTCCCATAATCCTCGATGAGTACGAGGAGCGCGACTGCCGTGAATAACTAATAAGTGAGCGCTCGGTCTTGCCAAGACTTCTTAAATAAACGTCATAAACCAATGTTGCCGTTCATTATACAGCGTTTCTGAATATCTCGCACCTACAAATTAAGCGATCGCAACTCACTAAGTTCCGATGCTATTTCAACTGGAACCGCTTCCCATTCTGGCCAGAATTTGACGAATCGCAAACCCATCACGCGCTTGCGGAACGTAGTGTAGATAGTCCTCGAGATCTTGTGTCGCTAGCGTCCAGTTGCCGACTTCAAAGGAAATCAAGCCGCGATCGCGCAATTCCATCGGCGCTTTCGGAAATAATAGCAAAATTCGTTCGATCGCCGCTAGGGCTTTCTCTATCTCCTGTCGTTGCAGATAGATTGCTTTCAGATTTGTCAACATTCGTGCCAAAAACTGGCGGGGACTTACTGGGGAGAGATATTCCGGTTTCATGGTTACCGGATGTCCGTAGATTTGTTCCAGTCGCGCGTTGCAATCTTCGGGGAAGAGAACCTCGCCTCGATGAAACGCATCGACAAAAATACCGGTATTTTCAAATACAGGACGAATGAGAAAATGTCCTGGCATTCCAATGCCTTCCATGGGGAAGTCAATCCGTTGCGCAACCTCCAGATAAACCAACGCTAGAGTAATCGGGATTCCGGTTCGTCGCTCCAGCACGTCGTTCAAAAAGCTATTGCGCGGGTCGTAATAATTTTCTGTATTTCCCCTGAACTTCCATTCAGAATATAAGTGATGATTAATGCATTTAACGATTCGCAATGGGTATCGCTGAGGCGGTAAATCTGCTTTAACGTTTTCTGCAATGCGATCGAGAATCTGTAGAGATTTACTCCCATCCAAATGACGATACTCCTCTGCGGCAATGTGCAGAGCAGCCTTTGCCAGAGAGATCGACTCGTCCGGTTGCTGAATTTCTTGGTAAAACCGCTGTCGCGCTAAAGAAAAATCCACGATCGCTGGAGAAATAAATTTTGGGGAATTTCATTTTAGTATGGCATACCTGGCAAGTGCTAACCGCTGAAATCCTTACTAATTGGAGATTATTTTAATCCCGACTAAAATAGTCGGGATTATTTGCGACCCTCTTGACGACCGTGATAGGATGCGCAGCAAGGATAAAGAAATCGCCCAAACGTCAAGAGGAAGAAATAATCATGACCCTGGCAACCGAAACTCTAACCCGCAGTTCCCAAGCAGCTTGCGAGAAACTTGTTTGTAAGGAATGCGGGGCCACCTACGAACTCGAAGCGAAACATGTTTGCGATGAATGCTTCGGCCCCCTAGAAGTTGGCTACAACTACGAGAGACTAAAAGACATTGTCAGTCGCGAAACCATTGAAGCCGGCCCCAACTCAATTTGGCGCTATCGTCAGTTTCTTCCTCTGCTGAGCGATAACATCATCGATGTTGGAACGGGGATGACTCCCTTGGTGAAAGCAAATCGGTTAGCTCGGCAGTTGGGTCTAAAAAATCTATATATTAAAAATGATGCGGTTAATATGCCGACTCTGAGCTTCAAAGACCGGGTGGTTTCAGTTGCCCTATCGCGAGCCAGAGAACTCGGATTTTCCACAGTATCTTGTGCGAGTACCGGAAATCTGGCTAACTCCACCGCTGCGATCGCCGCTCATGCTGGGTTAGACTGCTGCGTATTCATCCCTGCCGATCTCGAAGCCGGTAAAGTGTTGGGAACCTTAATCTACAATCCCACGCTGATGGCTGTCAAAGGCAACTACGACCAAGTCAACCGCCTCTGTAGCGAAGTTGCCAATACATACGGTTGGGGATTTGTCAATATTAACCTGCGTCCTTACTACTCCGAAGGCTCGAAAACCTTAGGATTTGAAGTCGCCGAGCAACTGGGTTGGAAACTGCCCGACCACGTCGTCGCTCCTCTGGCTTCCGGTTCCTTGTATACTAAAATCTACAAAGGCTTCCAAGAATTTATCAAAGTTGGCTTAGTGGAAGACAAAGCCGTGCGGTTCAGCGGCGCGCAAGCTGAGGGTTGCTCTCCCATCGCTCAAGCGTTCAAAGAAGGACGGGACTTTATCACTCCAGTCAAACCTAATACGATTGCCAAGTCCATTGCGATCGGAAATCCTGCCGACGGCGTCTACGCTCTGGATCTGGCGAAGAAAACTAACGGTAAGATTGAATCCGTTAGCGATCGAGAAATTATTGACGGCATTAAACTGCTGGCGGAAACTGAAGGTATCTTCACTGAAACCGCTGGTGGAACCACCATTGCCGTTCTGAAGAAACTGGTAGAAGACGGTAAAATTGACCCGGATGAAACCACCGTTGCTTACATTACCGGTAATGGTTTGAAAACCCAAGAAGCCGTTCAAGGTTACATTGGCGAGCCTCTCACCATTGATGCAAATCTGCAAAGCTTTGAACGAGCAATGGAACGCGCGCGTACCCTCGATCGCCTAGAATGGCAACAAGTTTTGGTTTAGAGCCAACTGTACCCACTCATTATTGAACTGGGATAGGGAAACTGATGCTTCCCTATCTCCCATTGAAAAGGAGACAATACGAATCAATGACCGTTAAAGTTTTAGTGCCCACTACCCTGCAAAAATTTACTGAGGGAAAAGCGAGTGTAGAAGTCGCTGGCAATAATGTTTCCGAGCTGATCGATACTCTGGGAGTAGACTATCCAGGACTTGACCAGAAACTCCGCAATGACTCGGGAGTACTTAACCGTTTTATTAATATCTATGTAAATGAAGAAGATATCCGCTTTCTCGAGAATGCTGAAACTCCACTAAATGATGGTGATGAAGTCAGCCTCGTGATCGCAGTTGCTGGAGGTTAAGAATTCACCGTCGGCTCGGCTTATTGCTGAGGTTAGTTTTGGTGCTCTTTCACCCAAGCAAATAGTAATTCTTCGAGAGCAGGAGGAACGGCAGTAAACTGCAGTCTCTAAGAGAGAGTTTCTCAGACAAGCGATCGCGCCAGCCAAATTTAACCCAATTTCTCGATTCTCTCTTAAGATGAACTCTAACGCCGTTAACATCAATCTGGTCAGAGAAAATCATGATTGCAACCCGATCGCTCCTCGCCGGTTCCGCCCTCCTCCTCGGTCTGGGTATGGCTCCCCAAGCCTCCTTCGCTCACTCGGTCCAAACAGACTACTATGCACTGGACGATCGCGTCGAGATCCAATCCACGTTTAGTACTGGGGAAGTCTTTGAAGGCGCGCCTGTAGTGGTTTATGCACCTAATGACCCCACCACTCCTTGGTTGGAAACCACAACCGACGAAAACGGAGAATTTGTCTTTGAACCCGATCCAACTATAGCTGGGGAATGGTCGGTCGAGATCGGCGAAGGCGGACATTGGGATAATCTCCTCGTCCCCGTCAACGAAGCAGGCATTGAAGCCGAAACCATTAGTGAAGTACCCGAGCGTCCCTCCGAACGCCACCGCCATATCGCCGGACTCACCATTGCTGGTGCCTCCATTGCTGGCGGTTTGGGTTTCCGGTTTCTCCTATAATCTCATGGGCATCAACTCACCAGATCGGGGAAACTCTCTTGCACCGCTGGATGAATAATTTGATGCTCTTGCACGTTCACTCCTTTGGCCAAAGCGGAATTTTGCTTTAAAGCACCCACTCCTGCATTGGCCAATTGCAATACATAGGGCAACGTAGCATTATTCAGGGCTTGGGTTGCCGTCCAGGGAACGGCTCCCGGCATGTTGGGTACGCCATAATGGACGACTCCTTCATCGAGATAAACGGGTTCGGTATGGGAAGTCGGGTGCAGGGTTTCCATGCATCCTCCTTGATCGACCGAAACATCAATCAAAACCGAACCGGGTTTCATCTGGCTAACGAGGTGACGAGAGACCAGTTGCGGCGCGCGACGACCTAAGACGAGGACGGCGCCAATGAGCAGATCGGCTTCGGGAACCACTCGTTCGATTTGTGCCGAACTGCTGTAGAGTAGTTCTACTCGCGAGCCAAATAAGATTTCTAGTTCTGCCAGGCGATCGACATTAATATCCAAAATTTGCACTTTTGCTCCCATTCCTACGGCAATGC encodes:
- a CDS encoding NACHT domain-containing protein; translation: MDNLDRIKSIFNKISESQLTDADISELVTLLNSCEVKGSIQIGKNNIIISEIDGKDIHFGDRTYYQWNEELVQSLIKLIEGNQQAIESLLKSLQPSVNKSKINFPKIAKENLQERFNEIGITTNPLTRARGIDRSINDVYVALGLVQRGGQSKREEDVSSDRGSLLFEEKNIIKEFKYEAFLEELLHEGSSSSNRKNIAIIGEPGAGKTTLLQKIALWLSEQIEDAVVIWISLAHLNRQEINDYLLEKTLLEFVQKCKQGEASKPDKDAFTEQFNEKRVWLLLDGLDEMQVSSSDPLKEISEQHQRKGTIFSQANIILTCRLNLWDGGIRKLKFETYRTLNFSPAQIEEFIRKWFGPASQREEEGLQLIEELNKPGKERIKDLVKNPLRLTLLCYLWDLRAGELPNTTAGLYKPFVSNFHLWEQNRFPIDREEHEKLIKKLGKLSWKAIAKEPTRFRLRHEFVNQVLSNPYFELAKRLGWLNNVGYDENIEDVYAFFHTTFQEYFAAQYATKSIQHQNTNLERVLQKLDIKVLEDRWREILFFVVESLEKSKTSELLQFMHRQVSVLIESSPECQDILQRVNRYFSSSNITFPTEKQRTVIRSFYFSIFLGFDFDLALAPIFNLNINEILLQDIQSFVSEFVDLEDLEAKSEIQEMLNQQIPMLNNLKLEELPPNSQKMILSMQFHQISEEDLPQILENTNLARVARIYLEIFDVLNEPNMARKLTIKLARILQFGRVIVLSGSENNGGYNEKDAISSARHIARQLYNDRNLSKLLNLLIEFLPNLAKQLFPIDPTDDIPYDAIDSEFQSNARDLNKQITQMQREEFDEFYNSEDRIQDWKNRIQEVVGEDTFNLDFACSNEARQLLKQYYDGTKFLAECLEIADRSGNLDPEIKAELIDNLLVIQPN
- the cobA gene encoding uroporphyrinogen-III C-methyltransferase; the encoded protein is MTNSIATLGKVYLLGAGPGDPGLMTLKGKDLLQMADVVVYDALVSQPILEMINPNAIAIHAGKRRGRHSLKQAEITQILIEQARTHAIVVRLKGGDPFIFGRGGEEMADLQAAGIPVEVIPGITSGIAAPAYAGIPLTHRGYSSSVTFVTGHESVGKYRPKVNWDAIARGSETIIIYMGIHNLAQIIPQLIEAGLSGETPIALIRWGTRPEQETLVGTLETILAKVEETGFSAPAIATIGNVVTLDLPATMG
- a CDS encoding sirohydrochlorin chelatase, giving the protein MARPSAHLLVIHGSRAPRTHRGLWEVEQQVRWLLQQNSRCDLVATATLELGQFSLHEQIEHFGDRLLVRGIDTLNIIPLFLLPGVHVMEDIPAEVSVAQQTLGRKLNLNICPYLGTHRQLQDILVQEMAKSDRQTWIVAAHGSRRAGGNQPIEILAHQLGIVDAYWSVMPSVQWRMEQLLELGYDRIGILPYFLFPGHITDAIATAVCQLQQHYPQLDYAIAPTLSQYSSFAKIVLDLTVNLKIQR
- a CDS encoding SirB1 family protein; its protein translation is MDFSLARQRFYQEIQQPDESISLAKAALHIAAEEYRHLDGSKSLQILDRIAENVKADLPPQRYPLRIVKCINHHLYSEWKFRGNTENYYDPRNSFLNDVLERRTGIPITLALVYLEVAQRIDFPMEGIGMPGHFLIRPVFENTGIFVDAFHRGEVLFPEDCNARLEQIYGHPVTMKPEYLSPVSPRQFLARMLTNLKAIYLQRQEIEKALAAIERILLLFPKAPMELRDRGLISFEVGNWTLATQDLEDYLHYVPQARDGFAIRQILARMGSGSS
- the thrC gene encoding threonine synthase; this translates as MTLATETLTRSSQAACEKLVCKECGATYELEAKHVCDECFGPLEVGYNYERLKDIVSRETIEAGPNSIWRYRQFLPLLSDNIIDVGTGMTPLVKANRLARQLGLKNLYIKNDAVNMPTLSFKDRVVSVALSRARELGFSTVSCASTGNLANSTAAIAAHAGLDCCVFIPADLEAGKVLGTLIYNPTLMAVKGNYDQVNRLCSEVANTYGWGFVNINLRPYYSEGSKTLGFEVAEQLGWKLPDHVVAPLASGSLYTKIYKGFQEFIKVGLVEDKAVRFSGAQAEGCSPIAQAFKEGRDFITPVKPNTIAKSIAIGNPADGVYALDLAKKTNGKIESVSDREIIDGIKLLAETEGIFTETAGGTTIAVLKKLVEDGKIDPDETTVAYITGNGLKTQEAVQGYIGEPLTIDANLQSFERAMERARTLDRLEWQQVLV
- a CDS encoding MoaD/ThiS family protein, yielding MTVKVLVPTTLQKFTEGKASVEVAGNNVSELIDTLGVDYPGLDQKLRNDSGVLNRFINIYVNEEDIRFLENAETPLNDGDEVSLVIAVAGG